In the Paenibacillus sp. FSL H7-0357 genome, one interval contains:
- a CDS encoding PAS domain S-box protein produces the protein MTHTLPYPMEAAMHRVNLNQERFNQQVIDHASFGIALVGPEGVILTVNPAIEQIFGYSTAEFDGMRLENLSHPDDDFRTIHQLKALMGDRTNVQLEKRFISKNEDDLWGLLSLKLFSDEADQALYYICQIIDITKQKESEQRLQESVERYTSLKKYNHDTVISFGLDGRIINANSMAEKITGYSIEADLIGMELSSLIGHENVQKILKRALYDDSVEQHINALRTKSGQIVEVLTSIAPIYVSNQNIGFYLICKDISEQRQLLLAKEAAESTNRAKSEFLAMMSHEIRTPMNGVVGMTDILLETTNLDEEQRGYVEIIRKSGETLLNIINDILDLSKIEAGRTELQEDSFDLRKCIKDSFAVISMKADQKQIELSSTINHDVPDYIYGDRDRLKQVLLNLLGNSVKFTSKGSISVKVKLLKEDPTKLAFTVTDTGIGIDPMRLNDIFEPFAQIDSFMTRNHEGTGLGLAISRRIIDMMGGEIYAESDGKSGSSFSFTIKPKKTATVPAQESSLYKHPNTREINILLAEDNYINQLVLTKTLEKIGHRITTVTNGIDAVEAAHKEKFDLILMDLHMPIMNGFDAVKLIREEHKENCPPIIAVTANALKGDREKCLAAGMDEYVSKPIKREVILKLINELVNR, from the coding sequence TTGACGCACACATTACCTTACCCTATGGAGGCCGCCATGCATCGCGTAAACCTGAACCAGGAACGATTCAACCAACAGGTCATTGATCACGCCTCCTTTGGCATCGCCCTTGTTGGGCCAGAAGGTGTGATTTTAACTGTTAACCCCGCCATTGAACAGATCTTTGGCTATTCCACTGCAGAATTTGACGGCATGAGGTTGGAAAACCTTTCCCATCCCGATGATGATTTTAGAACTATACACCAGCTCAAGGCGCTCATGGGTGACCGAACCAACGTACAGCTCGAAAAACGGTTTATTTCAAAAAATGAAGACGACTTGTGGGGGTTGCTTTCTCTCAAGCTTTTCAGTGATGAGGCGGACCAGGCATTGTATTACATTTGCCAAATCATTGACATCACCAAGCAAAAAGAATCCGAGCAGCGCCTTCAGGAATCAGTTGAGCGGTATACGTCACTCAAAAAATACAACCATGACACCGTGATTTCCTTTGGCCTAGACGGCCGAATTATTAACGCCAACAGTATGGCGGAAAAGATCACAGGCTACTCCATAGAGGCCGATCTGATCGGGATGGAGCTTTCGAGTCTAATTGGCCACGAGAATGTCCAGAAGATTCTGAAAAGAGCGCTGTACGATGATTCGGTTGAACAGCACATTAATGCGCTTAGAACCAAGAGTGGCCAGATTGTTGAAGTGCTCACCAGTATTGCACCGATTTATGTGAGTAATCAAAATATCGGATTCTACCTCATCTGTAAGGACATCTCTGAACAGCGGCAATTGTTGCTTGCAAAGGAGGCTGCCGAGTCTACGAACAGAGCGAAAAGTGAGTTTCTTGCCATGATGAGCCACGAAATCCGCACCCCTATGAATGGGGTAGTCGGCATGACGGATATTCTGCTTGAGACTACTAACCTTGATGAAGAGCAACGGGGCTATGTAGAGATCATCCGCAAAAGCGGGGAAACGCTGCTCAATATCATCAATGATATTCTTGATCTTTCAAAAATCGAGGCAGGCCGGACAGAACTGCAAGAGGATTCATTCGATCTTCGCAAATGCATCAAGGACAGCTTCGCCGTCATTTCCATGAAAGCCGATCAAAAGCAAATTGAGCTCTCCAGTACTATAAATCATGATGTTCCGGACTATATCTACGGAGATCGCGACCGTTTGAAACAGGTCCTCCTGAACCTGCTCGGCAATTCCGTGAAGTTCACCTCCAAGGGCAGCATATCGGTAAAAGTGAAGCTGCTAAAGGAAGATCCGACAAAGTTGGCCTTTACGGTAACTGATACGGGCATTGGGATTGATCCTATGCGGCTGAATGACATTTTTGAACCGTTTGCGCAGATTGACAGCTTTATGACGCGCAATCACGAAGGCACTGGTCTGGGCCTTGCGATCAGCCGCAGAATCATCGATATGATGGGCGGCGAGATATACGCGGAGAGTGACGGCAAGAGTGGCTCGTCTTTCTCCTTCACCATCAAGCCCAAGAAAACAGCGACAGTACCCGCTCAAGAGTCTTCCTTGTACAAGCACCCTAATACACGGGAAATCAACATTTTGCTTGCTGAAGACAATTACATCAACCAACTGGTGTTAACCAAAACACTTGAAAAAATAGGTCATAGAATCACTACTGTCACAAACGGAATAGATGCAGTTGAAGCAGCACACAAAGAAAAGTTTGATCTTATTTTAATGGATCTGCACATGCCGATTATGAACGGCTTCGATGCGGTGAAGTTGATAAGAGAAGAACACAAGGAGAACTGTCCGCCGATTATCGCAGTCACAGCCAATGCTTTGAAAGGTGATCGGGAAAAATGTCTTGCTGCCGGGATGGACGAGTATGTCAGCAAGCCTATTAAGCGGGAAGTCATCCTGAAGCTAATTAACGAGCTTGTGAACAGATAA
- a CDS encoding FprA family A-type flavoprotein, with product MSTQFKKIAEDTFWIGKIDNRQVPFHRLVLAKGTTYNSYLLKTGKPTVIDTVDMEFGREYAECLGEMIDLLDIHYIVINHTEPDHSGGLAALAGKAANATIVCTEIAVPELQEMYKLHSRNFLVVKDGDKLDIGGKTLLFKETPYLHTAETMITYCIEDQILFPCDIFSTHVAVENLFSDEAGFDITEDFQGYYAAIIHPHRRYVRTLLEAVKDLEIRMIAPSHGFVIREDIRKYIEMYATLSRETTQGKKAVIVYTTIKNSTKKMAKIIQDCLQENNIATEVWDADKSSAADILNSIASADAVFIGSSTKYADMIGNLENILKEMQNMNLEGKLAAAFGSYGWSGEAIEVIQDYLNGTNMTVQSTSDVIKSTGMTHVEFPLRIRFSPKEPEKVQKIKNAAEFVSDLLLSSF from the coding sequence ATGAGTACACAGTTCAAAAAAATCGCCGAGGATACTTTCTGGATAGGCAAAATTGATAACCGTCAGGTTCCCTTTCACCGCCTGGTTCTGGCAAAAGGAACGACCTATAACTCATACCTGTTAAAAACAGGAAAGCCGACCGTCATTGATACCGTAGATATGGAATTCGGACGTGAATATGCCGAGTGTCTGGGTGAAATGATTGATCTTCTGGATATTCATTACATCGTAATTAACCATACAGAGCCTGATCACTCCGGTGGACTGGCGGCTCTTGCTGGCAAGGCTGCAAATGCCACAATTGTATGCACCGAAATTGCCGTACCGGAATTGCAGGAAATGTACAAGCTTCATAGCCGGAACTTCCTGGTGGTTAAAGACGGAGATAAGCTGGATATCGGAGGAAAGACACTTCTGTTTAAAGAAACACCGTACCTTCACACTGCTGAAACGATGATAACCTATTGTATCGAAGATCAAATCTTATTTCCTTGCGATATCTTCAGCACGCATGTTGCGGTGGAGAATCTGTTCAGCGATGAAGCCGGTTTTGATATCACGGAAGATTTCCAGGGTTATTACGCCGCCATTATTCATCCTCACAGAAGATATGTAAGAACACTGCTGGAGGCTGTCAAGGATCTTGAAATCCGGATGATCGCTCCTTCCCACGGATTTGTGATCCGGGAGGACATCCGCAAATATATCGAAATGTACGCCACGTTGAGCCGCGAAACCACTCAAGGAAAAAAGGCAGTCATTGTATATACCACCATCAAAAACAGTACCAAGAAGATGGCCAAAATTATACAAGACTGCTTGCAGGAAAATAATATTGCGACAGAGGTCTGGGATGCGGACAAAAGCAGCGCCGCCGATATTCTGAACAGCATTGCGTCAGCCGATGCGGTCTTTATCGGCAGCTCCACTAAATACGCGGACATGATCGGGAACCTGGAGAACATTCTGAAAGAAATGCAAAACATGAATCTGGAAGGCAAGCTTGCTGCAGCCTTTGGCTCATACGGCTGGAGCGGTGAAGCCATTGAAGTCATTCAGGATTATCTGAACGGAACCAACATGACGGTGCAAAGCACTTCTGATGTTATTAAATCCACAGGGATGACACATGTGGAGTTCCCTTTAAGAATCAGATTTTCCCCTAAAGAGCCTGAGAAAGTACAAAAAATTAAAAATGCTGCTGAATTTGTATCGGATTTGCTGCTGAGTTCATTTTAG
- the rd gene encoding rubredoxin: MKKYICQPCGYIYDPAIGDPDEDVAAGTAFEDLPEDWVCPVCGEDTSHFAPVEDKKSSAS; encoded by the coding sequence ATGAAGAAATACATCTGTCAACCCTGCGGCTATATCTATGATCCGGCAATAGGCGATCCCGATGAGGATGTGGCTGCAGGTACAGCATTTGAAGACTTGCCTGAAGATTGGGTTTGTCCGGTATGTGGTGAGGATACAAGCCACTTTGCGCCGGTTGAGGACAAAAAGTCTTCTGCTTCCTAA
- a CDS encoding Crp/Fnr family transcriptional regulator — MNEHSCQHAAEPCTRKVPIFAALSDDDLSRISAMIKHRKFTKGQPLILEGAPSDTLYIIQRGHVKLSKTTPEGKEQILHILTNGDFFGELSIFNSDELSNFSAYALKETNICMLTRTDMEQLMTDNPDISLRLLKSVTKRLAHTENLAQSLATKDPEIRIAYMIMELSDKYGKQRGDHIHIDLPLSREELASYVGVTRETISRKFSRFEDSGLIELIGNKQMVITDPAGLESYMGY, encoded by the coding sequence ATGAATGAGCATTCTTGCCAACACGCTGCAGAACCTTGTACCCGCAAGGTGCCGATTTTTGCTGCGTTGAGCGATGACGATCTCTCCCGGATCAGCGCCATGATCAAGCACCGTAAGTTCACTAAAGGTCAACCGTTAATTCTGGAAGGGGCGCCGTCGGATACGCTGTACATCATTCAGCGGGGGCATGTTAAATTATCCAAAACAACTCCTGAAGGCAAGGAACAAATTCTGCACATCCTGACGAACGGGGATTTCTTCGGGGAACTGAGCATATTTAACAGCGATGAGCTGAGCAACTTCAGTGCTTATGCGCTGAAAGAAACCAATATTTGCATGCTGACCCGAACCGATATGGAGCAGCTAATGACTGATAATCCGGATATTTCGCTTAGGCTGTTGAAGAGTGTTACCAAAAGACTAGCCCATACAGAAAATCTGGCGCAAAGCCTGGCAACCAAAGATCCGGAAATACGGATTGCTTACATGATCATGGAACTCAGCGACAAATATGGCAAGCAACGTGGTGATCATATTCATATTGACCTTCCGCTGTCTCGTGAAGAACTGGCCAGTTATGTCGGGGTCACCCGCGAAACTATTAGCAGAAAATTCTCAAGGTTCGAAGATTCGGGTCTTATTGAGCTGATTGGAAACAAGCAGATGGTTATTACAGATCCGGCCGGTTTGGAGAGTTATATGGGGTATTAA
- a CDS encoding NAD(P)/FAD-dependent oxidoreductase produces the protein MTKHYVIVGGGVAAVHAAKAIRDQDAESEISILGEEDQLPYNRIKLTKGLFTDLHSEKVLIKKEKWYRDNRISVKTSTRISSVHPDRQLVETEDGQSVSYHKLLLCMGARNRALPIEGADLNNVHTLRDMNDADRLKDSLQDGSRVAVIGGGVQGIETAWALHEAGYQVTVIEAFHRLMGRQLDEKSSQLLKDTLERSGVKVILQSGVASITGSEFVTGITMDDQSYFSCDHVVYSIGIVPNTALVNGSNILVRQGILVNEQMQTSDPHVYAAGDVAEINGHVEGLWGGAIEQGRIAGNNMAANLTVYRRAVPVTLFNAFGLSLFSIGNVDERQCDMIVCGEENGAHTLIYVKDNTITGAISWQGAAASLVYKAAVEQGITLTGIDLNGSNIVEIMAEVQTRLN, from the coding sequence ATGACAAAACATTACGTTATTGTCGGCGGCGGAGTAGCCGCCGTCCATGCCGCCAAAGCGATCCGTGATCAAGACGCAGAATCGGAAATCTCGATCCTCGGAGAGGAAGACCAACTGCCCTACAACCGGATTAAACTGACCAAAGGCCTGTTTACCGACCTGCACAGTGAGAAGGTGCTGATCAAGAAGGAAAAATGGTATCGCGATAACCGGATATCCGTAAAGACCTCTACCCGAATCAGTTCTGTCCACCCGGACCGGCAGCTGGTGGAGACAGAAGACGGGCAAAGTGTATCGTATCATAAGCTCCTGTTGTGTATGGGAGCAAGGAACCGCGCGCTACCGATTGAAGGTGCGGACCTAAACAATGTTCATACCCTCCGTGATATGAACGACGCGGACCGGCTGAAAGACAGCCTGCAGGATGGCAGCCGTGTAGCCGTAATCGGCGGAGGAGTACAGGGAATCGAAACCGCTTGGGCGCTGCATGAAGCAGGATATCAGGTAACGGTGATCGAAGCATTTCACCGTCTGATGGGCAGACAGCTTGATGAGAAATCCTCACAGCTGCTTAAGGACACCCTCGAACGATCAGGTGTTAAGGTTATTCTGCAATCAGGGGTGGCATCTATTACAGGGTCAGAGTTTGTTACCGGAATTACGATGGATGATCAGTCATATTTCTCCTGTGACCATGTAGTTTACTCTATAGGTATCGTACCGAACACGGCGCTGGTAAATGGCTCGAATATTCTAGTCCGGCAGGGCATTCTCGTAAATGAACAAATGCAAACAAGTGATCCGCATGTGTACGCAGCCGGAGATGTTGCTGAAATTAACGGGCATGTGGAAGGACTGTGGGGCGGAGCGATCGAGCAGGGCCGGATTGCCGGCAATAATATGGCCGCCAATCTCACTGTTTATCGTAGAGCTGTTCCAGTGACCTTGTTTAACGCTTTTGGCCTCTCTCTATTTTCAATAGGCAACGTTGATGAACGGCAATGTGACATGATAGTGTGTGGAGAAGAAAATGGAGCGCATACGCTCATCTATGTGAAAGATAACACAATTACCGGGGCGATATCCTGGCAAGGCGCAGCTGCGTCCCTGGTATATAAAGCCGCTGTCGAGCAAGGCATCACGCTTACGGGGATTGATCTCAACGGGAGCAATATCGTGGAAATTATGGCTGAAGTACAAACCAGATTGAACTAA
- a CDS encoding GNAT family N-acetyltransferase — protein MYNQAKRTLTTGRLILRPFKESDAQRVSELCNNYNIYKSTLTLPYPYSIDCALSWIQTQEVNFNNNKSYEFAITDKNTYELYGAIGLSNNQTHKNGELGYWIGEEYWGKGYATEATKAILEFAFTEKHYHKVYARFFASNPGSGRVMQKSGMVKEGVLLQHVYKENKFVDLIHYGIINT, from the coding sequence ATGTACAATCAAGCCAAAAGAACGCTTACTACCGGACGATTGATTTTAAGACCCTTTAAAGAATCTGATGCACAACGAGTCAGTGAGCTCTGCAATAATTACAATATTTATAAGAGTACATTAACTCTACCTTATCCATACTCCATTGATTGTGCATTATCATGGATTCAAACACAAGAGGTTAATTTTAACAATAATAAATCCTATGAGTTCGCCATTACTGACAAAAATACATATGAGCTTTATGGAGCTATCGGCCTGTCCAATAACCAAACACACAAAAATGGCGAACTCGGGTATTGGATAGGTGAGGAATACTGGGGTAAAGGATATGCGACAGAAGCAACAAAAGCTATCCTTGAGTTTGCCTTCACAGAAAAGCATTACCATAAAGTGTACGCGAGATTTTTTGCTTCAAATCCAGGCTCTGGACGGGTTATGCAGAAATCGGGCATGGTGAAGGAAGGTGTTTTATTGCAGCATGTCTATAAAGAAAATAAATTTGTAGACCTTATTCATTATGGAATTATTAACACTTGA
- a CDS encoding FadR/GntR family transcriptional regulator: MKQIKQTAFQATIELMKQKILDGEWAPGDRLPTLQQLAADFSVSVTTVREALRILESQGNVSIEHGRGMYVRNDPLLLDDPAVALEELENISIVDLLEARLLIEPELAALAAQRADDDQIRRLRVLAERMVRQMEEGGPFFETDLAFHQLIAEGAANPVVARMLNSILPLLAEGRKQTNTLPNMRTKASNYHVLIAIAIEERQSETARQLMESHIQSMLTTLKK; encoded by the coding sequence ATGAAACAGATCAAACAGACCGCGTTTCAGGCTACAATAGAGCTTATGAAACAGAAAATCCTCGATGGGGAATGGGCTCCGGGGGATCGGCTCCCTACTCTGCAGCAGCTAGCTGCTGATTTTTCCGTTAGCGTTACTACAGTACGCGAGGCGCTGCGGATATTAGAGAGTCAGGGGAATGTCAGCATTGAGCACGGACGTGGGATGTATGTACGAAACGATCCGCTGCTGTTGGATGATCCGGCGGTAGCCTTAGAGGAATTGGAAAACATTTCGATAGTGGATCTGCTGGAAGCAAGACTGCTCATTGAGCCTGAACTTGCCGCTCTGGCCGCGCAGCGGGCCGATGACGATCAGATCCGCAGGCTGCGGGTACTGGCAGAGCGAATGGTGCGGCAAATGGAGGAAGGTGGCCCATTCTTCGAGACAGACCTTGCCTTTCATCAGTTAATCGCCGAAGGGGCAGCAAATCCGGTAGTGGCGCGGATGCTGAATTCGATTCTTCCATTGCTGGCCGAAGGGCGCAAGCAGACCAATACGCTGCCCAATATGCGGACGAAAGCTTCCAATTATCATGTTCTGATCGCCATTGCCATCGAGGAACGACAAAGCGAAACAGCACGGCAGCTAATGGAGAGCCATATCCAGAGTATGCTGACAACCCTGAAGAAGTAG
- a CDS encoding CapA family protein, whose protein sequence is MTEIQINAVGDLMVKRHIISDAKQADGTYSFGPLFAKVAPYLKQADLTIGNLETTFAGNGRDSRKSLRSSGPIFKCPDELAPALKEAGFDVLVTANNHCMDYGTQGLIRTLKVLDHTGIDHTGTSKSLEDSKKTLIKNVKGITIGILSYTAGTNRIPVPASQPWLVNRIETDKIIREIRIIKKKADLVLLYLHFGNEYKYTPNKRQKQLVNLFFKNGADIILGSHPHVLQPLAVRGKKQFVIYSLGNFVSTKLMNIPYTQSSIILTLKIKKDQKGNTSITNVDYIPTCVVRKEKSGRKMTEVIPIRDALKRNASDLNTGKRNALTGMLKHTETILKRG, encoded by the coding sequence ATGACGGAAATACAAATAAATGCTGTAGGAGACCTTATGGTCAAACGTCATATTATTTCAGATGCTAAACAAGCTGACGGTACCTATTCGTTCGGCCCCCTGTTCGCAAAAGTTGCTCCTTATCTGAAACAGGCTGATTTGACGATTGGCAATCTCGAAACCACCTTTGCCGGAAACGGGCGGGATAGCCGGAAAAGTCTGCGTTCAAGCGGTCCGATATTCAAGTGCCCAGACGAATTGGCCCCGGCACTTAAGGAAGCCGGATTCGATGTATTAGTAACTGCGAACAATCACTGCATGGATTATGGTACACAGGGTCTGATTCGCACGTTAAAAGTTCTGGACCATACTGGAATCGACCATACCGGAACATCTAAGTCATTAGAAGATTCCAAGAAAACTCTTATCAAAAACGTAAAAGGGATTACGATCGGAATTCTCTCTTACACGGCAGGAACCAACAGGATTCCTGTACCGGCGAGTCAGCCATGGCTGGTCAATCGGATAGAAACCGATAAAATCATCCGAGAAATTCGAATTATAAAAAAGAAAGCCGACCTGGTCTTGCTTTATCTGCATTTCGGAAACGAATATAAGTACACTCCAAACAAGAGGCAAAAGCAGCTGGTCAACCTCTTCTTTAAAAATGGCGCGGACATCATCCTGGGATCTCACCCGCATGTTCTTCAACCGTTAGCTGTTCGGGGAAAGAAACAATTCGTTATCTATTCGCTGGGTAATTTTGTTTCGACTAAACTCATGAATATTCCTTATACCCAAAGCAGTATCATTCTTACTCTTAAAATCAAAAAGGATCAAAAAGGAAACACAAGTATCACTAACGTCGATTACATCCCGACCTGCGTAGTTCGTAAAGAGAAAAGCGGCAGAAAAATGACAGAGGTCATCCCCATCCGCGATGCGTTAAAGCGGAATGCCTCTGATTTAAACACGGGGAAGCGAAATGCCTTAACTGGTATGTTGAAGCATACGGAGACTATCTTAAAGCGGGGGTAG